The following are encoded together in the Scytonema millei VB511283 genome:
- a CDS encoding glycosyltransferase family 4 protein: MHVLHILNHVLEAGNGIVNVAVDLACLQAQAGCKVGVASAGGGYEKLLMQHGVKHFKLDQTRKPIELIEAARGYRAIVKEFDPDIVHAHMMTGVVLASTLRFQSKYALVSTVHNEFQRSAVLMGLADRVIAVSKAVADSMVRRGIPEQKLRVISNGTLGSPRTCQLKECVPVTLKHPAIVTVAGMYKRKGIAELIAAFAQIAVDFPTAHLYLVGDGPDRELFEVQARNTPVSDRIHFERFQPQPQRYLMAADIFVLASHRDPSPLVIPEAREAGCAIVATHVDGIPEALDGGKAGILVPVADSHALAAALTQLLNEPPILHAWKDKARQNIERLTATRVHQETLAVYDELAMREDS, encoded by the coding sequence ATGCACGTACTGCATATTTTGAATCACGTGCTAGAAGCTGGTAACGGCATAGTTAACGTAGCAGTAGACTTAGCGTGTCTGCAAGCACAGGCTGGTTGCAAAGTGGGTGTAGCTTCTGCTGGGGGAGGCTATGAGAAGTTACTCATGCAACATGGTGTCAAGCACTTCAAACTAGACCAGACGAGAAAACCTATCGAGTTGATCGAAGCTGCTAGAGGTTATCGAGCCATTGTCAAAGAGTTTGACCCCGACATCGTTCATGCCCATATGATGACGGGAGTTGTCTTAGCAAGTACTTTGAGATTTCAGTCGAAATACGCTCTCGTATCGACGGTGCATAACGAATTTCAGCGTAGTGCCGTTTTGATGGGTTTGGCAGATCGCGTCATTGCAGTCAGCAAGGCTGTGGCAGACTCTATGGTACGGCGTGGGATTCCAGAGCAAAAACTGCGGGTGATATCCAACGGTACGCTAGGTAGCCCTCGGACTTGCCAACTCAAAGAGTGCGTCCCCGTAACTCTAAAACACCCAGCGATCGTAACTGTGGCGGGAATGTACAAACGCAAGGGGATTGCAGAGTTAATTGCTGCCTTTGCCCAAATTGCTGTTGATTTTCCTACAGCTCATCTTTACTTAGTTGGGGATGGTCCCGATCGCGAACTATTTGAAGTTCAAGCACGGAACACGCCTGTGAGCGATCGCATCCACTTCGAGCGGTTTCAACCACAACCGCAACGCTATTTAATGGCTGCTGACATTTTCGTATTGGCTTCCCACCGCGATCCCTCTCCTTTGGTGATTCCAGAAGCGCGGGAAGCAGGATGTGCTATTGTTGCCACTCACGTCGATGGCATTCCTGAAGCTTTGGACGGTGGGAAGGCAGGCATCTTAGTCCCAGTAGCAGATAGTCATGCTTTAGCAGCTGCTCTGACTCAATTACTGAACGAGCCGCCAATTCTCCACGCTTGGAAAGACAAAGCACGACAGAATATAGAACGTCTGACGGCGACTAGAGTTCATCAAGAAACCCTAGCAGTCTATGACGAACTTGCCATGCGTGAAGATAGTTGA